The following proteins come from a genomic window of Nautilia profundicola AmH:
- a CDS encoding DUF1987 domain-containing protein, whose product MEKIYIEPTRYTPEIYLDPDKGIISLKGKSYPENTFEFYEPIMKWIKEYSKNPKDTTTVNMEIVYFNSSTSKLFFNLLDILDEMRDKSKVIVNWIYDKENENAKEAGEDFVEDFPEMDIRLVEKDSLND is encoded by the coding sequence ATGGAAAAAATTTATATCGAACCTACAAGGTATACACCTGAAATATATTTAGATCCTGATAAAGGCATTATAAGCCTGAAAGGTAAATCGTACCCTGAGAATACATTTGAGTTTTACGAACCTATAATGAAATGGATAAAAGAATACAGTAAGAACCCTAAAGATACTACGACAGTGAATATGGAAATAGTTTATTTTAATTCAAGTACGTCGAAACTTTTTTTTAACTTATTGGATATATTGGATGAAATGAGAGATAAGTCTAAAGTTATCGTTAACTGGATTTATGATAAGGAAAATGAAAACGCAAAAGAAGCGGGAGAAGATTTTGTGGAAGATTTTCCAGAAATGGACATTAGATTAGTGGAAAAGGACTCTCTTAATGATTAA
- a CDS encoding HD-GYP domain-containing protein: MLNHELISQIEQSKKDFDKLMDKLIRNLKREEKILLLSDKRQKKEYDELERKFEEVKKLQKEQQELIDSFIKMIASAIDAKNEYIGAHCERVPILTILLAKEVSKDDSIDFEIKNKDEEKEISTAAWLHDSGKIVTPDFVMDKAVKLETLYNRIHEIRARFEIVYRDLIIEAQQRKLNGEDEKEVDEWLKKELDKLQEEFKFVAEMNHGYAEVNDEKIEKLKKIAKRTWLRHFDDTLGLSKEELKRISEEEKNQKLPVKEYLLADKKRHVIKRSKKEIEELKRNGFKIKIPENLYNFGEIYNLSIKRGTLTPEEYYKIQEHVIMTIKMLESLPFPEKFKNVPLYAGAHHETLNGKGYPRKLKGDEIPIPARIMAIADIFEALTANDRPYKKRKKLSEAIDILVEKALHNELDKQILIVFLKSKLYKKYAEMFLAKDQIDEIDEEYYIKLLKKGN, encoded by the coding sequence ATGCTTAATCACGAATTAATCTCTCAAATAGAACAGTCGAAAAAAGATTTTGACAAATTAATGGATAAATTGATAAGAAATCTTAAAAGAGAAGAGAAGATTTTATTATTATCCGATAAAAGACAAAAAAAAGAATATGATGAATTAGAAAGAAAGTTTGAAGAGGTAAAAAAGCTTCAAAAAGAGCAGCAGGAATTAATTGATTCTTTTATCAAAATGATTGCGAGTGCAATTGACGCAAAAAATGAATATATCGGTGCACATTGTGAACGTGTTCCGATTCTTACGATTTTACTTGCAAAAGAAGTCAGTAAAGACGACAGTATAGATTTTGAGATTAAAAATAAAGACGAAGAAAAAGAAATATCTACGGCTGCATGGCTGCATGACAGTGGGAAAATAGTTACACCTGATTTTGTAATGGATAAAGCCGTTAAACTTGAAACACTGTATAACAGAATACATGAAATCAGAGCAAGATTTGAAATTGTTTACAGGGATTTGATTATTGAGGCGCAACAGAGAAAATTAAACGGGGAAGATGAAAAAGAAGTGGACGAATGGCTTAAAAAAGAACTTGATAAACTTCAAGAAGAGTTTAAATTCGTTGCAGAAATGAACCACGGATATGCTGAAGTAAACGATGAAAAAATAGAAAAACTAAAAAAAATCGCAAAAAGAACGTGGCTTAGACATTTTGACGATACGTTAGGACTTTCAAAAGAGGAATTAAAAAGAATAAGCGAAGAGGAAAAAAATCAAAAACTTCCTGTTAAAGAGTATTTATTAGCTGATAAAAAGCGACATGTTATAAAAAGATCCAAAAAAGAAATTGAGGAATTAAAAAGAAACGGTTTTAAAATTAAAATTCCTGAGAATTTATATAACTTCGGTGAAATTTATAATTTAAGTATTAAAAGAGGTACTTTAACTCCAGAAGAGTATTATAAAATACAAGAACACGTAATAATGACGATTAAAATGTTGGAAAGTCTGCCATTCCCTGAAAAATTCAAAAATGTACCGTTATACGCCGGAGCGCACCACGAAACATTGAACGGAAAAGGGTATCCGAGAAAACTTAAAGGAGATGAAATTCCTATACCTGCAAGAATTATGGCGATTGCAGATATATTCGAAGCATTGACCGCTAATGACAGACCTTATAAAAAAAGAAAAAAACTCTCTGAAGCAATTGACATATTAGTGGAAAAAGCATTGCATAACGAGCTTGATAAACAAATATTAATCGTGTTTCTCAAATCAAAGTTATATAAAAAATATGCGGAAATGTTTTTGGCAAAAGATCAAATTGACGAAATAGACGAAGAATATTATATAAAATTATTGAAAAAGGGAAACTAA
- a CDS encoding HD-GYP domain-containing protein: MAENELIKEIEKAKEKYSQYIHEEEEKENFIKLMEKFVKDLKRHEKIMLRSDKRQKKEYDELQKRLEEVEKLQKAQKKLIDSFIKIIAEAIDTKSSYTGKHCERVPEIAIELAKAASQSEKFEFEIKNEQQETEISIAAWLHDCGKIVTPEYVVDKAVKLETIYNRIHEIRTRFEVINRDLIIEALKRKMNGEDEKKVDEWLKKEQKQLQDDFDFIAKLNVGSESIEESTLERLQNIANREWLRYFDDTKGLSKGEIERIPEEDFNQKLPVREKLISDKQRHKIKRPAEEIEEYKKYGFKVEIPENLYNYGEVYNLSIKKGTLTKEEFFKIQEHAMMTIKMLEQLPFPDYLKNVPIYAGAHHEKLNGKGYPRKLTEKDLPIPARIMAIADIFEALTASDRPYKHPKKLSEAIDILADMVKKGELDKDLFLLFLTSGIYLEYAKKYLKPEQIDDVDVNAYVDYFTKGNKTN, encoded by the coding sequence ATGGCGGAAAATGAATTAATTAAAGAAATAGAAAAAGCAAAAGAGAAATATTCTCAATATATCCATGAGGAAGAGGAAAAAGAGAATTTTATAAAATTAATGGAAAAATTTGTCAAAGACCTGAAACGTCATGAAAAAATTATGCTACGTTCGGATAAAAGACAGAAAAAAGAGTATGACGAATTACAAAAAAGACTCGAAGAAGTTGAAAAACTTCAAAAAGCTCAGAAAAAATTAATAGATTCTTTTATTAAAATCATTGCAGAAGCGATAGATACGAAAAGCAGTTATACCGGGAAACATTGTGAAAGGGTTCCTGAAATTGCAATTGAACTGGCTAAAGCGGCAAGTCAGAGTGAGAAGTTTGAATTCGAAATCAAAAACGAACAGCAAGAAACGGAAATTTCAATAGCAGCATGGCTTCATGATTGCGGAAAAATCGTAACACCTGAGTATGTTGTTGATAAAGCCGTAAAATTAGAAACAATTTATAACAGAATACACGAAATTAGAACAAGATTCGAAGTAATAAACAGAGATCTTATTATAGAAGCTTTAAAGAGGAAAATGAACGGTGAAGATGAAAAGAAAGTGGATGAATGGTTAAAAAAAGAACAAAAACAGTTACAAGACGATTTTGATTTTATTGCCAAACTAAATGTCGGAAGCGAAAGTATTGAAGAAAGTACGTTAGAAAGATTACAAAATATAGCAAATAGAGAATGGCTTAGATATTTCGACGATACAAAGGGATTAAGCAAGGGAGAAATTGAACGAATACCTGAAGAAGATTTCAACCAAAAATTGCCGGTAAGGGAAAAATTAATTTCAGATAAACAAAGACATAAAATAAAAAGACCTGCTGAGGAAATTGAAGAATATAAAAAATACGGATTTAAAGTCGAAATACCGGAAAATTTGTACAACTATGGAGAAGTCTATAATTTAAGTATAAAAAAGGGAACTTTAACAAAAGAAGAATTTTTTAAAATTCAAGAACATGCAATGATGACAATCAAAATGCTTGAACAGCTACCGTTTCCAGATTATTTAAAAAATGTTCCTATATACGCAGGAGCACATCATGAAAAACTTAACGGTAAAGGATATCCGAGAAAACTGACAGAAAAAGATTTGCCTATACCTGCAAGAATTATGGCGATTGCAGATATATTCGAAGCGCTGACCGCAAGTGACAGACCTTATAAACATCCTAAAAAACTTTCTGAAGCCATTGATATATTGGCCGATATGGTAAAAAAAGGGGAATTGGATAAAGATTTGTTTTTGTTGTTTTTAACAAGTGGAATTTATTTGGAATATGCAAAAAAATATCTTAAACCGGAACAAATTGACGATGTTGATGTAAATGCATATGTTGATTATTTTACGAAGGGAAATAAAACGAATTAA
- a CDS encoding DUF1987 domain-containing protein produces MENLYIPATKYTPEISLNAEKGIIEIRGKSYPENTFDFYEPVLKWIEEYFNCCAKDNTVVNFEIIYFNSSSSKVLFDLFDILQEAKEKNNITINWIYDEENESAEEAGEDFKEDFPELNINLIKKSEEE; encoded by the coding sequence ATGGAAAATTTGTATATACCCGCAACAAAATATACGCCTGAAATATCGTTAAATGCGGAAAAGGGGATAATTGAAATAAGAGGGAAATCATATCCTGAAAATACGTTTGACTTTTATGAACCGGTGTTAAAATGGATAGAAGAGTACTTTAATTGCTGTGCAAAAGATAATACGGTGGTAAATTTTGAAATAATATATTTTAATTCAAGCAGCTCAAAAGTATTGTTTGATTTGTTTGACATCCTACAAGAAGCAAAAGAGAAAAATAATATTACGATAAACTGGATTTACGATGAAGAAAATGAAAGTGCCGAAGAAGCCGGAGAAGATTTTAAAGAAGATTTCCCTGAATTAAATATTAATTTAATAAAAAAGAGTGAAGAAGAATAA